The proteins below come from a single Thermopolyspora flexuosa genomic window:
- the rpoD gene encoding RNA polymerase sigma factor RpoD, with translation MADLMARGRERGGVTVDDVAAALDRSELPPDELDGVVRMLADNGVEVLEPNEDDSLRAEEDDLGRRAPTSDLVRIYLREIGRVPLLTAEEEVELAKAIEAGLFAEARLSAADHPSPELEELVWEGERAKQRLIEANLRLVVSIAKRYVGRGMLFLDLIQEGNLGLIRAVEKFDYTKGYKFSTYATWWIRQAITRAIADQARTIRIPVHMVETINKLVRVQRQLHQDLGREPTPEEIAVEMDMPVERVVEIQRIAQEPVSLQSPIGEEDSDLGDFIEDADAVVPMEAAAFIMLQDQLDDILSTLSEREQRIIQLRFGLCDGHPRTLEEVGREFGVTRERIRQIESKTLAKLRHPTRAQMLRDYLE, from the coding sequence ATGGCCGATCTGATGGCGAGAGGAAGGGAACGCGGCGGGGTCACCGTCGACGACGTGGCCGCCGCGCTCGACCGCTCCGAGCTTCCGCCCGACGAACTCGACGGCGTCGTGCGGATGCTCGCCGACAACGGTGTGGAGGTTCTCGAGCCCAACGAGGACGACTCGCTACGCGCCGAGGAGGACGACCTCGGCAGACGGGCACCGACCAGCGATCTCGTCCGCATCTACCTGCGGGAGATCGGCCGGGTGCCGCTGCTCACCGCTGAGGAGGAGGTGGAGCTCGCCAAAGCGATCGAAGCGGGGCTGTTCGCCGAGGCCCGGCTGTCGGCCGCCGATCATCCGTCCCCGGAACTGGAGGAGCTGGTCTGGGAGGGTGAGCGCGCCAAACAGCGCCTGATCGAGGCGAATCTGCGGCTGGTCGTCTCGATAGCGAAACGGTATGTCGGGCGCGGCATGCTCTTCCTCGACCTCATCCAGGAGGGCAATCTCGGCCTCATTCGCGCCGTCGAGAAATTCGACTACACCAAGGGCTACAAGTTTTCCACGTACGCCACCTGGTGGATCCGGCAGGCGATCACCCGGGCGATCGCGGACCAGGCGCGGACGATCCGCATTCCCGTGCACATGGTCGAGACGATCAACAAACTCGTCCGGGTGCAGCGGCAGCTCCACCAGGATCTCGGCCGGGAGCCCACCCCCGAGGAGATCGCGGTCGAGATGGACATGCCGGTGGAGCGGGTCGTCGAGATCCAGCGCATCGCGCAGGAGCCGGTGTCCCTCCAGTCCCCGATCGGCGAGGAGGACTCCGACCTCGGCGACTTCATCGAGGACGCCGACGCGGTGGTGCCCATGGAGGCGGCCGCGTTCATCATGCTCCAGGACCAGCTCGACGACATCCTCTCCACGCTCTCGGAGCGGGAGCAGCGCATCATCCAGCTGCGCTTCGGGCTCTGCGACGGCCACCCGCGGACGCTGGAGGAGGTCGGCCGCGAGTTCGGCGTCACCCGGGAGCGCATCCGGCAGATCGAGTCGAAGACCCTCGCGAAGCTGCGCCACCCCACGCGCGCCCAGATGCTGCGCGACTACCTGGAGTGA
- a CDS encoding NAD(P)/FAD-dependent oxidoreductase codes for MAIVIIGAGLAGARAAETLRAEGYTGELVLVGAEQEHPYERPPLSKGYLQGTAELSSVYVHEAGWYGEQGVELRLGVAATAIDRAARRVLLTDGSALPYERLLLATGATPRRLDVPGADLAGVHYLRTIADSQALREAFARGGEVVIAGAGWIGLETAAAARQAGCEVTVVSPDPAPLYRVLGPEVGGIFARLHERHGVRFRFGAAVTELRGAEAGPGEEDGQDAGRGLRPGRVREAVLSTGEVLRADTVVAGIGVTPNVELARDAGLEVENGVVTDASLRTSDPAIWAAGDVARSYNPLLGRHIRVEHWANARNGGPAAARAMLGEQVVYDRVPYFYSDQFELGMEFSGDITGHDEIVYRGSVEDLEFIAFWLRHGTVVAAMNVNVWEVVADLQAMIRAGRSVDAKRLADPEVPLAEV; via the coding sequence ATGGCGATTGTGATCATCGGGGCCGGGCTCGCCGGGGCGCGGGCCGCCGAGACCCTGCGGGCCGAGGGCTACACCGGCGAGCTGGTCCTGGTCGGGGCCGAGCAGGAGCATCCGTACGAGCGGCCGCCGCTGTCCAAGGGCTACCTGCAGGGCACCGCCGAGTTGAGCTCGGTCTACGTGCACGAGGCGGGCTGGTACGGCGAGCAGGGCGTCGAGCTGCGGCTGGGGGTGGCCGCGACCGCGATCGACCGCGCGGCGCGGCGGGTGCTGCTCACCGACGGGTCGGCGCTGCCGTACGAGCGGCTGCTGCTCGCCACCGGGGCGACGCCGCGGCGGCTGGACGTGCCGGGCGCGGACCTGGCCGGGGTGCACTACCTGCGCACGATCGCCGACAGCCAGGCGCTGCGCGAGGCGTTCGCCCGCGGCGGCGAGGTGGTGATCGCCGGGGCGGGCTGGATCGGGCTGGAGACCGCCGCGGCGGCGCGACAGGCCGGGTGCGAGGTGACCGTGGTGTCGCCCGACCCGGCCCCGCTCTACCGGGTGCTGGGGCCGGAGGTGGGCGGGATCTTCGCCCGGCTGCACGAGCGGCACGGCGTGCGGTTCCGGTTCGGGGCGGCGGTGACCGAGCTGCGCGGCGCGGAGGCCGGCCCCGGCGAGGAGGACGGGCAGGACGCGGGGCGGGGCCTGCGGCCGGGCCGGGTGCGCGAGGCGGTGCTGTCCACCGGCGAGGTGCTGCGCGCCGACACCGTGGTGGCCGGGATCGGCGTCACCCCGAACGTGGAGCTCGCCCGGGACGCCGGGCTCGAGGTCGAGAACGGGGTGGTCACCGACGCGTCGCTGCGCACCAGCGACCCGGCGATCTGGGCCGCGGGGGACGTCGCCCGGTCGTACAACCCGCTGCTCGGGCGGCACATCCGGGTCGAGCACTGGGCGAACGCGCGCAACGGCGGCCCGGCGGCGGCGCGGGCCATGCTCGGCGAGCAGGTCGTCTACGACCGCGTGCCGTACTTCTACAGCGACCAGTTCGAGCTCGGCATGGAGTTCAGCGGCGACATCACCGGGCACGACGAGATCGTCTACCGCGGCTCGGTGGAGGACCTGGAGTTCATCGCGTTCTGGCTGCGGCACGGCACCGTGGTCGCCGCGATGAACGTCAACGTCTGGGAGGTCGTCGCGGACCTGCAGGCGATGATCCGCGCCGGCCGGTCGGTGGACGCCAAGCGGCTCGCCGACCCCGAGGTGCCGCTCGCCGAGGTCTGA
- a CDS encoding M23 family metallopeptidase: MRSGRVAALGGLVLLAAGCTGPGVPGLGAPSIPPTNPAAAEFDPTPAPAAMPEPDDEAADAANDGEGQSFRTNPSAAPSPSGEPAAIPGRETGAPGATPLPTPGVTGDGPVRIPPPKLSDYTYVFPVQGCKVSYARKLLVLPKTTIWAKRGCRFVAPVDGTVHEVNTVDRWSPATDRGQDREGKFVSIIGVDGVRYLGGHLDSVARGIKPGMKVKAGQVLGRVGNSGNAAGQATNLYFAVSWEAPADYWWVRRGMVKPWNYLDAWYDGNRTYSPRREMLALRKRLGATPPCTVLCASKQQPVRSRPTPQPTTKPKPKRTKKPEEIILTPQQQ; encoded by the coding sequence ATGCGTTCGGGGAGAGTCGCGGCCCTGGGTGGGCTGGTGCTGCTGGCGGCCGGTTGCACCGGGCCCGGCGTGCCCGGTCTCGGCGCGCCGTCGATCCCGCCGACCAACCCCGCCGCGGCCGAGTTCGACCCGACCCCGGCGCCCGCCGCCATGCCCGAGCCCGACGACGAGGCCGCTGACGCGGCGAACGACGGGGAGGGCCAAAGCTTCCGCACCAACCCGTCGGCCGCCCCCTCCCCCTCCGGCGAGCCCGCCGCGATCCCCGGCCGGGAGACCGGCGCGCCCGGCGCCACGCCGTTACCCACCCCTGGGGTGACCGGCGACGGCCCGGTCCGCATCCCGCCGCCGAAGCTGTCCGACTACACCTACGTGTTCCCGGTCCAGGGGTGCAAGGTCAGCTACGCCCGCAAGCTGCTCGTGCTGCCCAAGACGACGATCTGGGCGAAGCGCGGCTGCCGCTTCGTCGCCCCGGTCGACGGAACCGTGCACGAGGTGAACACCGTGGACCGCTGGTCGCCCGCGACCGACCGCGGCCAGGACCGGGAGGGCAAGTTCGTCTCGATCATCGGCGTCGACGGCGTGCGCTACCTCGGCGGCCACCTCGACTCGGTCGCCCGCGGCATCAAGCCGGGCATGAAGGTGAAGGCCGGGCAGGTGCTCGGCCGGGTCGGCAACAGCGGCAACGCCGCCGGCCAGGCGACGAACCTCTACTTCGCCGTCTCCTGGGAGGCCCCCGCCGACTACTGGTGGGTACGGCGCGGCATGGTCAAGCCGTGGAACTACCTCGACGCCTGGTACGACGGCAACCGCACCTACTCGCCGCGCAGGGAGATGCTCGCGCTGCGCAAGCGCCTCGGCGCGACCCCGCCGTGCACCGTGCTGTGCGCGAGCAAGCAGCAGCCGGTGCGGTCCCGGCCCACGCCGCAGCCGACCACGAAGCCCAAGCCGAAGCGGACCAAGAAGCCCGAGGAGATCATCCTCACCCCGCAGCAGCAGTGA
- the dnaG gene encoding DNA primase has product MAGRISDEDIALVRERSPIAEVIGEHIQLRNAGGGNLKGLCPFHDEKTPSFNVTPSRGYYYCFGCGAGGDVITFVREIEHLSFTEAVERLAQRAGIKLRYEQGGYVPGREQSERTRLVEAHRVAAEFYAEQLASPEAAAGRRFLAERGFERADAERFGVGYAPQAWDALSRHLLARGFTPAELIKGGLARDGRRGPIDRFRGRLLWPIRDITGEVIGFGARKLNEAEDGPKYLNTPETPIFKKGSVLYGIDLAKREISRRAQAVIVEGYTDVMACHLAGVPTAVATCGTSFGDEHIKILRRILLDQDEFRGEVIFTFDGDEAGRKAALRAFSGEQRFVTQTFVAVQPDGLDPCDLRVKQGDAAVRDLIASREPLFAFAIRSTINRYDLGTNEGRIAALDAAAPIVAAIKDPALRKRYAVDLDRWLGLLDEQLVLRRVQEAAGRGGGRGRTAGRAAARPSRPAADAANPAARVELEVLKLAVQRPALLGPEFDALGAGTFTVPEYAAVYELIAAAGGTAAAGPGGQPWVDRLLAATADERLRALVTRLAVEPIAVTPEGEERYASATLARLGEMAVTRVLVQVKARMERLNPMEQRQEYNRLFGELVALEQQRRVLRERATGA; this is encoded by the coding sequence GTGGCCGGGCGCATCAGTGACGAGGACATCGCTCTCGTACGGGAGCGCTCACCGATCGCCGAGGTGATCGGTGAGCACATCCAGCTGCGCAACGCGGGAGGCGGCAACCTCAAGGGCCTGTGCCCGTTCCACGACGAGAAGACCCCCTCGTTCAACGTCACCCCGTCGCGGGGCTACTACTACTGCTTCGGCTGCGGCGCGGGCGGGGACGTCATCACCTTCGTCCGTGAAATCGAGCACCTGTCTTTCACCGAGGCGGTCGAGCGGCTCGCCCAGCGGGCGGGCATCAAGCTCCGCTACGAGCAGGGCGGCTACGTGCCCGGGCGGGAGCAGAGCGAGCGCACCCGGCTGGTGGAGGCGCACCGCGTCGCCGCCGAGTTCTACGCCGAGCAGCTCGCCTCCCCGGAGGCCGCGGCCGGGCGGCGGTTCCTCGCCGAGCGCGGGTTCGAGCGGGCCGACGCCGAGCGGTTCGGCGTCGGGTACGCGCCGCAGGCCTGGGACGCGCTCTCCCGCCACCTGCTCGCCCGCGGCTTCACCCCCGCCGAGCTGATCAAGGGCGGGCTCGCCCGGGACGGGCGGCGCGGGCCGATCGACCGGTTCCGCGGCCGGCTGCTCTGGCCGATCCGCGACATCACCGGCGAGGTGATCGGCTTCGGCGCGCGCAAGCTCAACGAAGCCGAGGACGGCCCCAAGTACCTCAACACCCCGGAGACCCCGATCTTCAAGAAGGGCTCGGTGCTGTACGGCATCGACCTGGCCAAGCGGGAGATCTCCCGGCGCGCCCAGGCCGTGATCGTCGAGGGGTACACCGACGTGATGGCCTGCCACCTGGCGGGCGTGCCCACCGCGGTCGCCACCTGCGGCACCTCGTTCGGCGACGAGCACATCAAGATCCTGCGGCGGATCCTGCTCGACCAGGACGAGTTCCGCGGCGAGGTGATCTTCACCTTCGACGGCGACGAGGCGGGGCGGAAGGCCGCGCTGCGCGCGTTCTCCGGCGAGCAGCGCTTCGTCACCCAGACCTTCGTCGCCGTCCAGCCCGACGGGCTCGACCCGTGCGACCTGCGGGTCAAGCAGGGCGACGCGGCCGTGCGGGACCTGATCGCGAGCCGCGAGCCGCTGTTCGCGTTCGCCATCCGCAGCACCATCAACCGCTACGACCTCGGCACCAACGAGGGCAGGATCGCCGCCCTGGACGCGGCCGCGCCGATCGTGGCCGCGATCAAGGACCCGGCGCTGCGCAAGCGGTACGCCGTCGACCTCGACCGGTGGCTGGGCCTGCTCGACGAGCAGCTCGTGCTGCGGCGGGTGCAGGAGGCGGCCGGCCGCGGCGGCGGCCGGGGGCGTACGGCGGGCCGCGCCGCCGCCCGGCCGTCCCGTCCCGCGGCCGATGCGGCGAACCCGGCCGCACGGGTGGAGCTGGAGGTGCTCAAGCTCGCCGTACAGCGCCCGGCGCTGCTCGGCCCGGAGTTCGACGCGCTCGGCGCCGGAACGTTCACCGTGCCGGAGTACGCGGCCGTCTACGAGCTCATCGCCGCGGCCGGGGGCACCGCCGCGGCCGGCCCGGGCGGGCAGCCCTGGGTGGACCGGCTGCTCGCCGCCACCGCCGACGAGCGGCTGCGCGCCCTGGTGACCCGGCTCGCGGTCGAGCCGATCGCGGTCACGCCCGAGGGGGAGGAGCGCTACGCCTCGGCCACGCTCGCCCGGCTCGGCGAGATGGCGGTCACCCGCGTGCTGGTCCAGGTGAAGGCGCGCATGGAGCGGCTCAACCCGATGGAGCAGCGTCAGGAGTACAACCGGCTGTTCGGCGAGCTGGTCGCGCTCGAGCAGCAGCGCCGGGTGCTCCGCGAGCGCGCCACGGGCGCGTAA
- the ppdK gene encoding pyruvate, phosphate dikinase, protein MPKYVYNFTEGNKDLKDLLGGKGANLAEMTNLGLPVPPGFTITTEACRAYLRDGREPDGLQDEISQHLADLERAMGRRLGDPADPLLVSVRSGAKFSMPGMMETVLNIGLNDESVHGLAKQAGGNERFAWDSYRRLIQMFGKTVLGIDGDLFEHAIDEVKRAKGTTSDLDLDADDMRALVDTFKGIVREQTGKDFPADPREQMNLAIRAVFESWNAPRAVLYRRQERIPADLGTAVNVCAMVFGNCGMDSGTGVAFTRDPSTGQQGVYGDYLQNAQGEDVVAGIRNTMPLQELERIDKRSYDELLRIMEILENHYKDLCDIEFTIERGKLWMLQTRVGKRTPAAAFRIATQLVDQGLIDMNEAVTRVTGDQLAQLMFPRFDASGHTPIAKGMNASPGAAVGKAVFSSERAQELAAAGEDVILVRRETNPDDLGGMIAARGILTSRGGKTSHAAVVARGMGKTCVCGAEQLDVDLENRRFTAPGGVVVNEGDVISIDGSTGAVYLGEVPVVPSAVVEYFEGKGDTSDELVAAVDRILRHADSVRRLAVRANADTPEDAARARRFGAQGIGLCRTEHMFLGERRKLVEDLILASTDEERQAALDALEPLQRRDFIGILEAMDGLPVTIRLIDPPLHEFLPDLTELSVKVALAGEQASEKDRRLLEAVKRLHEQNPMLGLRGVRLGLVIPGLFAMQVRAIAEAAAERKRQGGDPRPEIMIPLVGAVQELEIVREEAERILREVGVDALIGTMIEVPRAALTAGQIAEAAEFFSFGTNDLTQMTWGFSRDDVEASFFSRYLDLGVFGVSPFETLDREGPGRLMRIAVDEGRKTRPDLKLGICGEHGGDPDSVHFCHEIGLDYVSCSPFRVPIARLEAGRAACAAAGSDTR, encoded by the coding sequence GTGCCCAAGTACGTCTACAACTTCACCGAAGGCAACAAGGATCTCAAAGACCTGCTTGGTGGCAAAGGTGCCAACCTCGCGGAAATGACCAACCTTGGTCTGCCCGTGCCCCCCGGTTTCACCATCACCACGGAGGCCTGCCGCGCCTATCTCCGAGACGGCAGGGAGCCGGACGGGCTGCAGGACGAGATCTCCCAGCACCTGGCCGACCTGGAGCGTGCCATGGGCCGGCGCCTGGGTGACCCCGCCGACCCCCTGCTGGTGAGCGTGCGGTCGGGCGCGAAGTTCTCGATGCCCGGCATGATGGAGACGGTGCTGAACATCGGCCTCAACGACGAGTCGGTGCACGGGCTCGCCAAGCAGGCCGGTGGCAACGAGCGCTTCGCCTGGGACTCCTACCGCCGCCTGATCCAGATGTTCGGCAAGACCGTGCTCGGCATCGACGGCGACCTGTTCGAGCACGCGATCGACGAGGTCAAGCGGGCGAAGGGCACCACCAGCGACCTCGACCTCGACGCCGACGACATGCGCGCCCTGGTGGACACCTTCAAGGGCATCGTCCGCGAGCAGACCGGCAAGGACTTCCCGGCCGACCCGCGCGAGCAGATGAACCTCGCGATCCGCGCGGTGTTCGAGTCGTGGAACGCGCCGCGCGCCGTGCTCTACCGCCGCCAGGAGCGCATCCCCGCCGACCTCGGCACCGCGGTCAACGTGTGCGCCATGGTCTTCGGCAACTGCGGCATGGACTCCGGCACCGGCGTCGCCTTCACCCGCGACCCGAGCACCGGCCAGCAGGGCGTGTACGGCGACTACCTGCAGAACGCCCAGGGCGAGGACGTGGTCGCCGGCATCCGCAACACCATGCCGCTGCAGGAGCTCGAGCGCATCGACAAGCGCTCCTACGACGAGCTCCTGCGGATCATGGAGATCCTGGAGAACCACTACAAGGACCTGTGCGACATCGAGTTCACGATCGAGCGCGGCAAGCTGTGGATGCTCCAGACCCGCGTCGGCAAGCGCACCCCGGCCGCGGCCTTCCGCATCGCCACCCAGCTCGTCGACCAGGGCCTGATCGACATGAACGAGGCGGTCACCCGGGTCACCGGTGACCAGCTCGCCCAGCTCATGTTCCCCCGGTTCGACGCCAGCGGCCACACCCCGATCGCCAAGGGCATGAACGCCTCGCCCGGCGCCGCCGTCGGCAAGGCCGTGTTCTCCTCCGAGCGCGCCCAGGAGCTCGCCGCCGCCGGCGAGGACGTCATCCTGGTGCGGCGCGAGACCAACCCCGACGACCTCGGCGGCATGATCGCCGCGCGCGGCATCCTCACCAGCCGCGGCGGCAAGACCAGCCACGCCGCCGTGGTCGCCCGCGGCATGGGCAAGACCTGCGTCTGCGGCGCCGAGCAGCTCGACGTCGACCTCGAGAACCGGCGGTTCACCGCCCCCGGCGGCGTCGTGGTCAACGAGGGCGACGTGATCTCCATCGACGGCAGCACCGGCGCGGTCTACCTCGGCGAGGTCCCGGTCGTGCCGTCCGCGGTCGTGGAGTACTTCGAGGGCAAGGGCGACACCTCCGACGAGCTCGTCGCCGCCGTCGACCGCATCCTCCGCCACGCCGACTCGGTACGGCGGCTCGCCGTGCGGGCGAACGCCGACACCCCCGAGGACGCGGCCCGGGCCCGCCGGTTCGGCGCGCAGGGCATCGGGCTGTGCCGTACCGAGCACATGTTCCTCGGCGAGCGGCGCAAGCTCGTGGAGGACCTCATCCTCGCCTCGACCGACGAGGAGCGGCAGGCCGCGCTCGACGCGCTCGAGCCGCTGCAGCGCCGGGACTTCATCGGCATCCTCGAGGCGATGGACGGCCTGCCGGTGACGATCCGGCTCATCGACCCGCCGCTGCACGAGTTCCTGCCGGACCTCACCGAGCTGTCGGTCAAGGTCGCGCTCGCCGGCGAGCAGGCGAGCGAGAAGGACCGCAGGCTGCTCGAGGCGGTCAAGCGGCTGCACGAGCAGAACCCGATGCTCGGCCTGCGCGGCGTACGGCTCGGCCTGGTCATCCCCGGGCTGTTCGCGATGCAGGTGCGGGCGATCGCCGAGGCGGCGGCCGAGCGCAAGCGGCAGGGCGGCGACCCGCGGCCGGAGATCATGATCCCCCTCGTCGGCGCGGTCCAGGAGCTGGAGATCGTGCGCGAGGAGGCCGAGCGCATCCTCCGCGAGGTCGGCGTGGACGCGCTGATCGGCACCATGATCGAGGTGCCGCGGGCGGCGCTCACCGCGGGCCAGATCGCCGAGGCGGCCGAGTTCTTCTCCTTCGGCACCAACGACCTCACCCAGATGACCTGGGGCTTCTCCCGCGACGACGTGGAGGCGTCGTTCTTCTCCCGGTACCTGGACCTCGGCGTGTTCGGCGTCTCCCCGTTCGAGACGCTCGACCGCGAGGGCCCGGGCCGGCTCATGCGGATCGCCGTGGACGAGGGCCGGAAGACCCGGCCGGACCTGAAGCTCGGCATCTGCGGCGAGCACGGCGGCGACCCCGACTCGGTGCACTTCTGCCACGAGATCGGGCTCGACTACGTCTCCTGCTCGCCGTTCCGGGTGCCGATCGCCCGCCTCGAGGCCGGGCGGGCGGCCTGCGCGGCGGCGGGGTCCGACACTCGCTGA
- a CDS encoding oxidoreductase: MTLPSTGSSGTPNAAAAGTWRLGDRTVNRIGFGAMRLPGRFGDPRPRDRAEAIAVLRRAVELGVNHIDTAAFYFLPTRSANELISTALQPYPEDLVIATKVGPGPSPDGGLEFVRPDRLRAQVEENIRQLGLDHLELVNLRWGAGLGKEPGSVAEHFGVLAELREQGLIRHLGISNVTAEQLTEAMGIAPVACVQNRYGLTERADDALVDLCAEHGIAFVPFFSIAASVPGAVPHGEADTRGEAEVAEVAKAHGATPAQIRLAWTLHRGNHVLVIPGTGNVAHLEENVAAGAIKLSADELALLDGIAATR, from the coding sequence ATGACGCTTCCAAGCACCGGCTCTTCCGGCACGCCGAACGCCGCCGCCGCGGGCACCTGGCGGCTCGGCGACCGTACCGTCAACCGCATCGGGTTCGGCGCGATGCGGCTGCCCGGCAGGTTCGGGGACCCGAGGCCCAGGGACCGCGCCGAGGCGATCGCCGTGCTGCGCCGCGCCGTCGAGCTCGGCGTCAACCACATCGACACCGCCGCCTTCTACTTCCTGCCCACCCGCTCGGCCAACGAGCTGATCAGCACGGCGCTCCAGCCGTACCCCGAGGACCTGGTGATCGCCACGAAGGTCGGGCCCGGGCCGTCCCCGGACGGCGGGCTGGAGTTCGTACGGCCGGACCGGCTGCGCGCCCAGGTCGAGGAGAACATCCGGCAGCTCGGGCTCGACCACCTCGAGCTGGTCAACCTGCGCTGGGGCGCCGGGCTGGGCAAGGAGCCCGGCTCGGTGGCCGAGCACTTCGGCGTGCTCGCCGAGCTGCGCGAGCAGGGCCTCATCCGGCACCTCGGGATCTCCAACGTCACCGCGGAGCAGCTCACCGAGGCGATGGGGATCGCGCCGGTGGCCTGCGTGCAGAACCGGTACGGCCTGACCGAGCGGGCGGACGACGCGCTGGTCGACCTGTGCGCCGAGCACGGCATCGCGTTCGTGCCCTTCTTCAGCATCGCGGCCTCGGTTCCCGGCGCCGTCCCGCACGGCGAGGCCGACACGCGGGGTGAGGCCGAGGTCGCCGAGGTAGCGAAGGCGCACGGCGCGACCCCGGCCCAGATCCGGCTCGCCTGGACCCTGCACCGCGGCAACCACGTCCTCGTCATCCCGGGTACGGGCAACGTCGCCCACCTCGAGGAGAACGTCGCGGCGGGCGCGATCAAGCTGAGCGCCGACGAGCTCGCCCTGCTCGACGGCATCGCCGCGACCCGCTGA
- a CDS encoding response regulator transcription factor: MATSDGLTGLTQVSRSITIVRGEEELYRRTAHLFTAATDLACAAAGLASWVGDHRSEEFAEAAAARRGEMRIRKLYPAGLLLDPVAARELARRRDRIGAEIRVTPDEINETIVIDRRLVILAGDRRSGPRGYSVITQPEIVQGVLSLFETAWRSAVDLAVYNARVAEIRQIAPAVLDLLSEGVKDETAARRLGLGLRTYRRRVAELMAALGAESRFQAGVRARELGLV, encoded by the coding sequence GTGGCGACGAGCGACGGGCTCACCGGGCTCACCCAGGTGAGCCGATCGATCACGATCGTGCGCGGCGAGGAGGAGCTGTACCGGCGCACGGCCCACCTGTTCACGGCCGCCACCGACCTGGCCTGCGCCGCCGCCGGCCTGGCGAGCTGGGTCGGGGACCACCGGTCGGAGGAGTTCGCCGAGGCGGCCGCGGCGCGCCGGGGTGAGATGCGGATCCGCAAGCTGTACCCGGCCGGGCTGCTGCTCGACCCGGTGGCCGCGCGCGAGCTGGCCCGCCGCCGCGACCGGATCGGCGCGGAGATCCGCGTCACCCCCGACGAGATCAACGAGACGATCGTCATCGACCGCAGGCTGGTGATCCTCGCGGGGGACCGCAGGTCCGGCCCGCGCGGCTACAGCGTGATCACCCAGCCGGAGATCGTGCAGGGCGTGCTGTCGCTGTTCGAGACCGCGTGGCGGTCGGCGGTCGACCTCGCCGTCTACAACGCCCGGGTCGCCGAGATCCGCCAGATCGCGCCCGCCGTACTCGACCTGCTCAGCGAGGGCGTGAAGGACGAGACCGCCGCCCGCCGCCTCGGCCTCGGCCTGCGCACCTACCGGCGCCGGGTCGCCGAGCTGATGGCCGCGCTCGGCGCCGAGTCACGCTTCCAGGCCGGCGTCCGGGCCCGCGAGCTCGGCCTCGTCTAG
- a CDS encoding deoxyguanosinetriphosphate triphosphohydrolase: MRRYVERNGQDAAFRQARWVPEPPGNPARSPYERDRARVLHSAALRRLAAKTQVVGPGDVIDQGRHIPRTRLTHSLECAQIGREMGKTLGCDPDLVETACLAHDLGHPPFGHNGEIVLDELAAPCGGFEGNAQSLRLLTRLEAKVLTEDGRSAGLNLTRASLDASCKYPWPRSRRPGGTGPYGVYEDDLPVFEWFRAGSPEGRLCFEAQVMDWADDVAYSVHDLEDALHSGHVTLEALADPAERHEVCLRTLEWYGRELAGADLNELEETFTRLVTDPIWPGRTADGGLARLVALKSLTSALIGRFCRAAEVATLEAGGRDLVVPRRTRLECVLLKGVTVHYVMTREDHNANRARQRELLAELAHLIMRDAPATLEPALRQAFLDAPDDAARLRVVIDQLASLTDTSAVAWHRHLRDASRR; the protein is encoded by the coding sequence ATGAGGCGTTACGTCGAGCGAAATGGGCAGGATGCCGCGTTCCGGCAGGCTCGCTGGGTGCCCGAGCCGCCGGGCAATCCGGCGCGCAGTCCGTACGAGCGCGACCGGGCGCGGGTGCTGCACAGCGCGGCGCTGCGCCGCCTCGCGGCCAAGACCCAGGTGGTCGGCCCGGGCGACGTGATCGACCAGGGCCGGCACATCCCGCGTACCCGGCTCACCCACTCGCTGGAGTGCGCGCAGATCGGCCGGGAGATGGGCAAGACGCTCGGCTGCGACCCCGACCTGGTGGAGACCGCCTGCCTCGCCCACGACCTCGGGCACCCGCCGTTCGGGCACAACGGCGAGATCGTGCTCGACGAGCTCGCCGCGCCCTGCGGCGGTTTCGAGGGCAACGCGCAGAGCCTGCGGCTGCTCACCCGCCTGGAGGCGAAGGTGCTCACCGAGGACGGGCGCAGCGCCGGGCTCAACCTCACCCGGGCGAGCCTCGACGCGAGCTGCAAGTACCCCTGGCCGCGGTCCCGCCGCCCCGGCGGCACCGGGCCGTACGGCGTCTACGAGGACGACCTGCCGGTGTTCGAGTGGTTCCGCGCCGGGTCGCCCGAGGGCAGGCTGTGCTTCGAGGCGCAGGTGATGGACTGGGCCGACGACGTCGCCTACTCGGTCCACGACCTGGAGGACGCGCTGCACTCGGGGCACGTGACCCTCGAGGCGCTCGCCGACCCCGCCGAGCGGCACGAGGTGTGCCTGCGCACGCTCGAGTGGTACGGCCGGGAGCTCGCCGGGGCCGACCTCAACGAGCTGGAGGAGACCTTCACCCGGCTGGTGACCGACCCGATCTGGCCCGGCCGCACCGCGGACGGCGGGCTCGCCCGCCTGGTCGCGCTCAAGAGCCTCACCAGCGCCCTGATCGGACGGTTCTGCCGGGCCGCCGAGGTCGCCACCCTGGAGGCGGGCGGGCGGGACCTCGTGGTGCCGCGCCGTACCCGGCTCGAGTGCGTGCTGCTCAAGGGCGTCACCGTGCACTACGTGATGACCCGCGAGGACCACAACGCGAACCGGGCGCGGCAGCGCGAGCTGCTCGCCGAGCTCGCGCACCTGATCATGCGGGACGCCCCGGCGACGCTGGAACCCGCGCTGCGGCAGGCGTTCCTGGACGCGCCGGACGACGCCGCGCGCCTCCGGGTGGTGATCGACCAACTCGCGTCGCTGACCGACACCTCGGCCGTGGCCTGGCATCGGCACCTGCGCGACGCGTCGAGGAGATGA